In Clostridium omnivorum, the DNA window AGACATTCTTAAATATGTATTTTGAAATGGAGAAAAAGTATGGACATAGCAGTGTTAGCAGATGTTCATGGCAATTATATTGCATTGGAGCGTTGCCTTGAATATGCATTTTCACGTAATATTAGTACATTTTTCTTTTTGGGTGATTATGTTGGAGAATTAGCATACCCTGAAAGAACAATGAAAATATTATATGATCTTAATAAAAGATATACATGTTATTTTATCAAGGGAAATAAGGAAGATTACTGGCTCAAATACCGTGCTGGCGGTGAAAAGGGATGGGAAGACAACAATTCTGCAAGTGGTTCATTATTATATACATACAAATTACTTACTTCTAAGGATTTAGATTTTTTTGCACAGCTGCAGCCAGTACGAGAAATAACCGTAGATGATATGCCTGCAATCACAATTTGTCACGGTTCACCTAATAATATAAATGAAAAAATGCTGCCAAATGATGATATGACTATCAAAATCATGAATAATGTAAAAACATCAATTATCTTATGTGGACATACCCATATACAGAGGAAGATTGTACATAACGATAAATGTGTTCTAAATCCTGGGGCTGTTGGAGTACCTCTTTTTAGTGTAGGAAAGACCCAATTTTTGATATTACATGGAAATGATGGGACATGGTCTGAGGAGTTTATTAGTCTTGAGTATGATGTTGATAGAGTAATCAGGGATATGCATGAAGCTAAGCTTGACGTGCATGCACCTTACTGGAGAGTGTTAACTGAAAACATATTACGTGGAGGTAATATATCTCATGGTAAAGTTCTATCAAGGGCTATGGAGTTATGTAGGGAAGAAACTGGTGATTGTGTGTGGCCTTATATCCCTGAAGAGTTTTGGGCAAAGGCTGTAAATGAATTAATAGGGTTATAGGAATAATAACTTACTTATGGAAAGCTTCTAATGTTTATCAGATTTTTTTCTTTAAATATTGGTTAAAATAAGTGAAGGATCTTATGAGTACTGTGAAAAAAAGGATTGGATATAAAAGTGTAACTTCTTAATATTTTATATTAAAAGGAGAATTAATCCTATGATAGCATTAGATAGAAAAGCAAAAGTTGCTTCCTTATCCATTATCTCAAATACAATTTTAATTATTTTAAAAGTAGGAGCTGGGCTTCTAAGTGGTTCTGTGAGTATTGTTTCTGAGGCTATCCATTCTGGCATGGATTTAGTAGCATCTATTATTGCTTTTTTTTCTGTTAGAATTTCCTCAAAACCAGCAGATATAGAGCACCCTTATGGTCATGGAAAAATCGAAAACATTTCTGGCTTAGCAGAAGGGCTATTAATCTTTATAGCAGCTTTTTTGATAATAAAAGAATCAGTTTTAAAAATAATGCACCCTGTAGAGATAGAGGAAACAGTTATAGCTATTATAGCAATGGCAATATCTGCTGTAGTGAATACAGTAGTATCTAGAATTCTTTACAAGGTATCTCAGGAAGAAGATTCACTTGCCTTGGAGGCAGATGCTCTTCATCTAAAAACTGATGTATATACTTCTGCTGGAATTGCAGCAGGGTTGCTGCTTATAAAGTTAACAGGAATAAGCATTCTAGACCCTATTGCAGCCATTATAGTTGCATGCTTTATAATAAAAGAGGCTTGGCACTTATCCAAGGGTGCATTTGCTCCTCTCATAGATACAAGACTTTCCTCAGAGGAAGAGGAAAAAATAAAAGAGGTTTTAGAAACCTACAAAACTGAAATTTTAGATTTTCATAACATAAAAACAAGAAAATCAGGTGCGGTAAGGTATGTTGATTTTCACGTAACTGTAAATCCAGAGCTTACTGCAAAAGATATTCATGAGCTTACGAAAAGGTTAGAAAAAAGTTTAGAGGAGAAAATTAAAAATATAAACTTAACCATTCACATTGATCATAGTTAGAATATATTTACAGCTTATGTTCAGTATGATATACTATTAATATCTCTTTGCACTGCATATAAATCTACAGTACAAACTGAGCAGGCGATGAACTTACTTGTAAGTTCGTGGGGCTGGGCCTTAATTGGCAACAGGATGATAATACATACCTGTGGGACAGTAAAATGTTCTACAGGTATTTTTTTATACTAATAGAACATTTCTGATGATTGCAATGCCATAGAGCTATCTTAAAAATGCTTATAATAAGCAAAAATGGAGGTAACTATTTATGACAGAACAACATTTCCAAGGACTAACTTCTCAAGAAGTAAAAAAGCTTCAAGAAAAATTCGGTAAAAATGAACTTGTGGCCGAGAAAAAGGAAAGCTTTTTACACAAAGTTTTACACGTCATTACCGAGCCAATGTTTTTATTGCTTATCGTTGCGGCTACAATATACTTCATATTAGGAGAGCCTAGAGATGGCGCAATTATGCTTATTTTCGTTGTTGGAATAATAGGCATTGAAACAATCCAAGAATGGAAAACAGACAAGACTTTAAAAGCCTTAAAGGATTTATCTGCACCTCAGATTAAGGTGCTTCGTGATGACTGTGAGAAAATAATCAACAGCTGCGATTTAGTGCCTGGCGACATTATGTTTATATCAGAAGGAGTTAAAGTTCCTGCTGATGGAGTAGTTATGAAAGCTAGTACACTAGCTATTGATGAATCTTCCCTAACTGGAGAGGCTGAAGCAGTATGGAAGGTTTCTAAAGAAAACTGTGATAGTAATGATGCTGATTATTGGCGTAAAGATTATTGCTATGCTGGTACTCTTGTTACACAAGGTACAGGTATTATTTTGGTAGATAAAATTGGTTCAGCTACTGAATATGGAAAAATAGGACAAGACGTTATATCTGCTCCTGATAATCCAACACCGCTTCAAAAACAAACCTCAAAATTAGTAAAGCTATGTGCTATAATTGCAGCGGTTTTATTCATTATTGTTGGTATTGTTACGTATTTTAATATTCCTGACCATGCTTTTACGGATAGACTTATAGAAAGTATTTTGTCTGGTGTAACTCTTGCTATGGCCATGATACCAGAAGAATTTCCAGTTATACTAACAGTATTTCTATCTATGGGTGCATGGAGACTTGC includes these proteins:
- a CDS encoding metallophosphoesterase family protein, translated to MDIAVLADVHGNYIALERCLEYAFSRNISTFFFLGDYVGELAYPERTMKILYDLNKRYTCYFIKGNKEDYWLKYRAGGEKGWEDNNSASGSLLYTYKLLTSKDLDFFAQLQPVREITVDDMPAITICHGSPNNINEKMLPNDDMTIKIMNNVKTSIILCGHTHIQRKIVHNDKCVLNPGAVGVPLFSVGKTQFLILHGNDGTWSEEFISLEYDVDRVIRDMHEAKLDVHAPYWRVLTENILRGGNISHGKVLSRAMELCREETGDCVWPYIPEEFWAKAVNELIGL
- a CDS encoding cation diffusion facilitator family transporter codes for the protein MIALDRKAKVASLSIISNTILIILKVGAGLLSGSVSIVSEAIHSGMDLVASIIAFFSVRISSKPADIEHPYGHGKIENISGLAEGLLIFIAAFLIIKESVLKIMHPVEIEETVIAIIAMAISAVVNTVVSRILYKVSQEEDSLALEADALHLKTDVYTSAGIAAGLLLIKLTGISILDPIAAIIVACFIIKEAWHLSKGAFAPLIDTRLSSEEEEKIKEVLETYKTEILDFHNIKTRKSGAVRYVDFHVTVNPELTAKDIHELTKRLEKSLEEKIKNINLTIHIDHS